The window CTGTTAGATAAAGCCACTTCTCTTTTCTTTGTGAAAATGTTGCAAAATGCGATGTATCCCTTGAACTGAATTGGTAGAGAGAGAAATGAGGTCAGCTGGTTGCGCTGCTTTTACGCTTTAGCTTACGTATTACGCTTTTAATACGTTAGGGACAAGGATCAGATAGCATGCGTGCATCGCACCCTTATCTTATGgaataatttcacaaacttccctaaggtttaaaacacaagcATTGACACTTGGTGgggttttaaaaatttcactgACCTCCCTGACAGATATTTGGAGCGCTTTGCTTACGCCATGATGGCTGAAATTAACACTTCGTCCTGTGAAGGCGGGGCTCGTTACTAACCTAAATTTAGGGAACAAACGGATCTGAATTAGTTAGTTACATTTAGCTAGAATAACAAAATTGATGAAGAAATTTGGCACCATTTTTTCTGACAGCTATAATTTGATAAGGATGATTGAACACGTTTCTataagagaaggaaaaagaagaagtgaATGGAGACAAAGTGCAGATTTGTTCTTGTGTTGGGAGTGAAGgtgattttgaaccagaaatcAAGGTACGAGTTCCCCATGTGGTGCTTGAAAGTTTCTGAATTGCATTTCCCCCCCTTCAACTTTACTAATTATTTCGACCTTTTAAGGACTTGCAATCTTCTCTCATCTCACTCTTGGCAATAATATATTAATCTTATTTGGACTGAATTGTTACCAAAATCTCAAAAGCAAAGATGGTcggtgaaatttttaaaaactcaGAGGGTGATAGGGCAagtgttagaaacctcaggggaggtttgtgaaattatccctgcCTTTATTATTACTGTGGCATGAGATATCGATCAAGTTTTGCACCCTTTCTCCTTTCTCCCGCTCGGTTTTATTGAGTATGGAACAAAAAATTAATAGGCTAGCAATTAAATAGAGGGAGGAATGTATTTGATGGTACGAGCGGAGAGAGCgttatttaataaaaaaaaattagtaattaACTTGAGGAGAGTCGGACTGAGTGGTAAGGTGATAAAGATTGTAATTAGAAGATTTTGAATTAAAATCtcccatttatttattttttttaaaaatggttGGCAAGTAACAAAATTTATTCCCCTTTCGGCGTCCTATTCAATCACGGGCATCTTGGTGGAAAGGACCATTCTAATTTCGTTACAAGGGATTTCAACTTAAAaggtttttgattttttttggggggggggggggtgggggggaaACAATCGGGTCCACAGCACAGGATAAGGCTCTCCGGGCACCTTGACCCCGTCATTTGGCAAAGGAAAAGTCATGGATTTGAGGGTCAGATTCTGCAAGTACTAAAGAGACAAGACTCCTTTGCTTCACATGGAATAAAGATTTATCCATTCGCCTCAAAAATATATACTACTGCTACTTCGTATTTCGTAGTAGTAGCTCTCCATAAGGATCTCCCACCTCCGAAAGTTTATACTTcatccgtcccactttgatagttccatttcttttttcacacaatttaagaaaaagtaattaactttgttggaaaagtaaatttagattgctatttttctaaaataccctcacattaaatatggtacaactttatgggaacttgaattcatagtaaaaaaagaatcaattctCATTAAATGGAGTAGgcttatagtaacaacaacttacattgaataagggtattttagaaaaattaaaatacaactatatttttcaattagaaagtGGACTAGAATTTGAGACAGACCAAAAAGAAAAACGGAACTGTCAAAGTGAAACGGAGGGAATATTATACACAGAAGAAGATGAGGAGCTGCCCTTTATTGCACGCTCGAcagtccttttctttttatttaaaattaatagTATGACAAATAAGTCTTCGGACCGGTTCTTTTCAAACACACCGAGAGAATTAAATGTGATGAACCAGTTAACGAAAAATATGGGTTTCGCAAACGAATTTGCTGGAATGTGACGTATTGATTAACAGCATGTCATGTCTTCCACAAGTTGCAAAAAAGTAGGGCAACACAGATTTTATAGACTTGAATTATTGTGATAATTATTGAGTCCCACGTATTAATGGAAATTTGTGTTGTCCTTTATCCCCCgaaagaaatgaataaaaactAGGAAAGCAAGAGAGAACGAAAAGACCTTTAGAAAAAGGTGGAACATCATAATTGCTTGAAAGGATCCACCATAAATGCTCAATTTTAGTGGCATGCAAGACCAGCATAATTCTGCAGTCGGTTTGTTCCAGAATTGACAAAGTGGAAACACGGCATGCTCTAACCCCATAAATGGTACGTTATTCATCGTGTTCAAGATAGAATGCTGCTTTGACTCTCTTGCAAAACCCAATATCTCCGATATGCTCGACTCTTTTTATGAAATTAATCTAGCAGTATCAATTTACTTCCTCCGTTCTATTTTGATAGTcccgtttcttttttcacacagtttaagaaaaagtaattaattttgttagaaaagtaaatttagattgttatttttctaaaataccctcacattaaatatggtacaactttacgagaacttgaattgatggtaaaaaaagaatcaactctcattggagtaggtttatagtaacaactacttacattgaataagggtattttataaaatttaaaatacaactacattttttaattggaaaatgaactacaatttgggacagatgaaaaaggaatacatggacggagggagtataatgGTTCTCTTGCGTAAATTTGACCGTTAAGAGGCTAAAGCCAGCATTTTGACTTCATCGCATGATCAAACTTGCTGCATCAACATTTATGTTGAAGGTGTTTAAGAATCCTGGATTCTGTCGTAAAGTCTTGCAAACTTTCTGCAAAAGCCTCGACTCTTTCTTTTCGACAGATTTTTAGttgatactccctccgtccaattttgatagtcctgtatttctttttcatctgtTCCAAATTGTAGTTCACTTTTCAATTGAataatgtagttgtattttaatttttccacaatacccttattcaatgtaagtagttgcTACTATAAATCtatcccatttaatgagagttgattctttttttaccatcaattcaagttcccataaagttgtaccatatttaatatgaggatattataaaaaaatagcaatctaaatttatttttccaacaaagttaactattttttcttaaactgtgtaaaaaaagaaacaagactatcaaacGGATGGAGTAAGATTTATTGACAAGATGCCTGATGATTAACGAGACGGTCGGGAGGCAATCAAGGGAAGCTGCTATCTTTGAGGTGGATTTGCCCAAATCTTAATTTAAAACGAAAGACAGGAAAAGTCAACAGCAACCAGGCTATTCAAGTCTTCAACCACAACCAATGCACCGCCTCATCGTCCTCTCTCTCAAATTTGTCTTCTTCCTCGGAAGTCCACATACTCGTATTAAACAAAAACAACGTGGGTTGCTCCAAgacttaaaaaaagaaaaaaaaaaagaaaaaaaaagagagagactgGAACATCTCTTCAGCTGCTATACTATACTTGTTATAAACCAAGGCAGccagattttattttttacccaaaAATTAGTGAATTGATGCCCTTTTCTTGGATAAAAGAAAGGTGCTCGTGGCCATTAAATAAATTGTGCTAGTCAGTGAAATCCTGatcaaaaggaaaatggaagttCCAAATTCATCTCCAAAGAAAAAGGCTGGTTCGGGGGAAGTCGGGTTGGGCACAGTACAAGGAAATAGCGTGCATGTGTCGCTATTGCCTTGGTGGCCCCGGAACTTGGTGCCTGGAGGGGATTGCAGAAACGAACTTCTTTTTTTGACTAAGCTAATCGTCTTCTTCGAGTCTTGATGACGATCATAATGAATGGAACTCTTGCTGGTCGATGTCACTTTCTTTGTTAAGACGTATTCGACCACATTTAGTCAGGGCAGAAAGGTAATTAAATCacaacttgatacttgaatcaaGGTCGTCCCGGGTAGAGTTTGCTTGATTTTAATTTGTCAATTAAAGTCAAATCTAACACGAATAGTATTTTGTGTTGGGCAAAATTTCGAACTTTGGCTCAAACTCAGCTTGATCACTGCAATATTTATAGTTTACATGTAAAATATTCAAACTGTTCGAGCTAAATTTGAGTTAAGACTCCATAAAAGTTTGATATAATTTGGCTCAATTGATAAATTCAAActtattaaattaaataaataaatttaaaaactaGAATATTCGACTCGTTCATACCCTCAGATTTAGCAGGCATGGCGCGTGATAAGAGGAGGACCCTTAAGCCAGGCCAGGGGCATCTCCTGGGGAGCTACTTGATGAGAAAGTGATGTAAAGCCATGAAAATGCTCTCCGTTATTGCCCATCGGTTATACTTTTACCTGAACTAAAAAGTCTTGGCCACTTGTTCAAAGGAACTTCCTGTCCTAGAAGCTGTCAGACTCACAGACCAACATGCATGACAAATGATTTAATATAATGCCATTAAAACTCAAAAAAGGAAGTAATGGTCGCGTTGAACGTATTGAGAAGCCGGTGCAGTTTTAGAATTAAAACCGGCAGGGAAATATCTCCCCAGATGACATGTCAAGCTTACAACAATGAGGGGTTACAAACTTGGATTCACCACTTTTTGCTTTTGGCAAAGAGATGAGCTTCAACTACATATTTGGAATCAAGGCAATTGCTTTCACACGTTCGTTTGATTCATTATTTATGTACATTCCATTGTGCGTGTTGAAGCAGTGAAACTTCATTCTAATTACAACCTCAGACAAAAAGGGAAACTAAGCTCTTGTTGTCTGCCCCTGCCTTCTAACATCACCGGTGACTCTCACAGAACTTGCACCATTTACCGTCCCTGAGGCCTTTTTGGAAACTCGACAGGGATCTTGAAACCCTATGTGTTCCACTGCACCAACAGTctttgacaaacgtctcttaCTGACCTCCTCAACTAAGGACCGATGCAGCAACTGGCTGCGCATATCCACCAGGGATCTGTTCCTTGTCAATTTGCGCAAGTCCACGGTGCATTTACCGCTAGCTGTGGAAGTTACTTGTGAAACTAGCATACCCTTGGACAATGAAGGGCAAATTCTAGCAAGGGATTGCGCCATGCTACAATTCCCTCCAGGACAGAACCTTGAAGAACTGTGGGTACTCGAAGCGGCAGGCAATTTTTGCTGCCTTGGGCTTCTCAGGGAATCATATTCATCAGAGCAGTAGTTCAAGTTGGAATGCTTTTCGGAGTGCAAAGAGCTCTGAGAGCTACCATCATCAAATGTCTCATCTACGAAAAGAGATGCTGTCAACTTCTATCATATCTGTTTCTACTTGAGCATTATTTCTCATCTTATAGAAATCAGAATAAGAAGTAACTGTAAAAGTTGTGATTTGCCCCCGATTTCACATTGGATATTATTTGTTAATCCATTTTATTGTTGTCAAGTCTCAAGCTATATGCCTGGCATTGAATAGCGTGGAACACATGCCAAATCATGAGTATTTTCATTCATGCCTTGAAATAGTGAACATACCTAAGATTGAGACCTGGGATGATGAACAAGATGAGAAATCAACGAAAGGGTGGTTGTGATCCTCATCTTCCTCATAATGAAGTATATGGTAGCGTGGTGGCTGAGATTGCTCCCATTTCTTTGAATATGGTAGCAGACCAGATATCTCTGCATCTATCATATCTGCAATTTCAGATGGAGTCCAGTCTGTAATGTCTAATTCCCTCACCATTTCACGGGCAACACCTATGGGAGTATCACTTGCCATATCAAATGGAAAGAATACATTCCTTGTAGCACCTGTATACAACACCAAATAATCAGTTGATTGAGCTCTGATGGAATAACTGTTGGTTTTTACGTCAGCAAAGCATACAGCCACAAAACAGGTTTCACATAAAAAGAACGAATTTAAGGTTATAGAAATAAAACTCTAGAAACTCCAAACGGATATCTCTAGGACCAAAATCTTGTATTTGGTCTTTTTACTCTCATAATGGAATAGACAGTAATATGCCTTCACTCAATCTACAGGAAAGCACCTATAATCATCAAAGAATAAAAGATCTTTCCTGAACCAACAAGGTTCCCAGCTACCTTCTTTATCAGTAATCTGAACTTTGAGAAAGATGGTGTCATCCTCCGGGTTCAACTTCCCTGTTATGGTCATGTTGGTCTCTGGTATATCCTCATTCAACTGCAGGTCCTCAATTCCAATGTTATCATTGAGAAAAGCTTTTTGACTTCCTATCCTTTTCAAAGGCCCATCTTGAAAATCATCCACCATTAGAAATGGATCAAGCATCAGTTCTTTCGCTGATAACCTCTTTGATGCGGTCTCCAAGCATTTCCCAATGAACCGCTGAGCTTCCAAGTCTTGAACTTTGTAAAAAGCCCTAGGCTTCTTTCCCTGAATAAGGAAATCAAATGTTGATTAGAAGATTATTTATTTTCATTGAAAATGATCCTCCAATTGACCTCGTTTTACCAATGTCACTTTCTTGTAAATTTGAGCTGGATTGTTGCATTCGCTATATGGATACTCAGAAGTAAGCATCTCTAAGATACACATGCCAAAAGAGTAAACATCAACCAGCTCGTTATAGTTTTCCTCATATAGCTCAGGCGCCATAAACTCGGGAGTACCTACCAGCACCGTAAAAGACAACACTATCAGTTATTTAGCATGCACAATATGATACTTCCACAATCAGTTAAAGAGTCCAAGTTTGCAAAGGCAACATTAATGCACACCTTGTCTATTAAAATGTGTTGCTACCTGAATTTTGCCAAAGGTGAACAAATTTATGTACTGGTTATCCTCAAAAGCCACTCTCATAGGTTACAGAGAGTTTCATAACTTGGATATAAAACTAAATGTATGATCCACTATTGATTTTAGGTGACCTACAAGGTGTAACGGACAAACATCTGCCTTTGTTAACATATTACATGCTTCATTAACAGCTAGTAACTCTTGTACTCAAGTCCAATAGGCACGTAATCAGTATACTTTTGAAGCAGACTAACCTATAACGCTGTGTGCTCGTTGAGAACTACGAAGAATTGCTGCCAGCCCTAGGTCACCAATCTTCACTTGTCCAAGATGGCCGTTGACAAATATATTATCACACTTCAGGTCTCTGTGGATAACTGGAGGATCATGGCCATGCAAATAAACAAGGCCTTCAAGAATTTGGCGAGCCCAATTCTTTACTGCTCGAATGTCCACTCTTTTATACTTCTTTTTGTACCTGCAATTTTACCCGATCATGATGACACTTGTTATCATGAAATATAGAAACTCAATAATAACGAAGAAAACACAGTTAATGTGTTATTTGACACTACCCATTTAAGAACCAACTAAACAATAATGAGAAAATAACCTTGCATGAGGAAGACCAAATCGCAGTCTAAGCAAGCCcacaaaagaaaacagaggCCTCTATACAGTAGAAAATTAAGGAataaaatcaagtcaatttggaaaaattctagCATTAGGTTGGTTAATCTAGACATTTCATGACTCCCGTTCTTAACAATTCAAACAAACTGCAAAATTAACCGGACCTAACATGACCCAATGGATGAAATCGTAGTATTGTAAAGACAGAGACAAAATTCTGCCACCCGCTCAATTAAGGGGCCAATCAGTCAAACAAGTTCATTTCGTCATTCCTCATGTTCTCAACACAAATGTGGAAATTGCAGACAAAGTATGAAGCTAAGATAAACATATTCTTATGCCAAAGAGTTTCAAAACATCTGAAGAAGATCAATTTTTAAACCTTCGTTGTACAGGTGAAACCATAAGTTTATTCAATGAAATAGGGTTGGGGAAAAAGAATTACTGTCGAAGAGTTCCGGAAGTGAACATTTCAGTGATGAAATTGAATGTTCTTCGCTCAACATCAATCCAAGACGTGTAAAACTTCATGATTGACGGGTGATGAAGTGCGCTGAGCAGGTGCACTTCAGAGTAAAGTCGCTCCAAGTCCTCTGCTGATCGGAGCAAGTCAGAGAGTTTAACTTGGCACCAAGCTACTTCCATTCCAAGGACTTCATCAATCGCCTTGTACACTGTTTTCATCGCCCCTTTACCAAGAATTTCATCAAACTGTCAACGCATGCAAAGGGACATGTCAGGATTCTTACCCGCAGAATAATAGATTTGAAACAATTTATAAATCAATCATGAGACCGAAGCTAAAATTCCAGATGGACTAGATGGGTCAACTAACTTTATGGTGGAAATGGACTCGATAAATCATCGCATTTAGTAGAGAAGCATCGAAAGAACCATAGGCCTTAATTTCTACTTTCAGTAAACTAGCTCCTATTAGCCCTCCTCATTATAAAGTAATCCAAGGATCCAGAACTCCATGCTAGTCTCAGGCTGTCGGCAGAGGACCAAACTGCTCACGAAATGGTTATCGGAACTCTAACTTGGGAGTCAGAACCATCACTTCTTGACTCACCAGTGACACAGAAAAAATTATGACAAACAAGTAAATTTCATACACGAAAAGCTAAGCAAATTTTGGAGCACTACAGCGGTATTACTATTAACTAACAAGTGTTCTTCTTTGTTTAAAGGCACTGACGAGTTTTGTAAAGTTACTTATAATTATTGTTTTGACTTTAAAAAGAGTTCTTTCTTTAGATGCTACCCCATTCTAGCATTGCGAAAGCACATGCATGATGCTCCTTTTCAGTTTTTACCAGGCAAactaattgattttattattcgATCAAATCAAGTCAAGGCCAGCAACTGCTTCCCTTAACTCCAATCTGAGATTGTTGGTGTTTGTAACTTTGCATGCGTGTCAGAAGAACAAGAACGGGGAGCAAGAAAACTGAAAACtggaggaaaagaagagaagaaatgaagaagaagccGAACTTACTCGACCATAACGCCCTGTTGGATCAGTTTCAGCATATCCATGATCGTCCTCTGATTCGTCGGTACTGCCCGTACGGTCTGACAACCTTCCGGCTCTGTACATGTTTTCTAATTTCTACCTGAGTACAGTAGTACTACAAAGTAcgatgtcttagcttttcaagtaTGTTTTAGCTAATGAATAAATTCGAAAAGTTTTGAGGAActggaatttttctttcttttttcaagtCGAAAAGAGAGTTAGAAAGAGAAGAAGCCTGCCACTAAATTCGAGGCTTTCCTTCATGGTTTTCGTAAGAGAAGACGCCAAAGAGGAGCCAAAAGAGTCTGGAGTAGTCAATGCTAAGCATTATCCAGGCCATCTTCACAACCGCGCGAGAAAAGTCTTCCTTGTTGTGGTAGTAATTCCTAGTAAGCATTtggttgattgaggaaaagaaaaaacgtGATGGATTTGACAAGCACAAATCAGAACAAACAAAAGTGGCCTTGGGATGTTACTAATGCCAATCAGCGTGATCGgtacagggaaaaaaaaaaaatactgggCTTCTTGGAAAATATCAGAAAAGTTTGGCTATGTAATACAATTACTAGTAGGATGATTGGAGTACCACGTTTTGGTTTGAGGTAGATAGTGGCAGAGGAGACCTGAACTTGAAGAATCTGTGGCTGCGCTTAGCCGCTTCCATTTCTGTGGCTGTAACTCTTAAGCCAAAACCAACACGATTAATTCGTTGGGTTTTGAAAGAGAAGGAGAAAAGTAAAACGCCAATAAAGGGAATCTAACACAAAGATCAGAATTTCACAGCGACAGACAAACGTAAGAGCGACTAGATTGAGAAGTGAAGAGAATCGAAAGGAAATTTGTCTTGGAAAAATGGTGGACCACGGGAGCTGGAGGATATGGGCTGGAATATGAAAGACTTCCTGTGGAGGTAGCGGGTGGTGGGGCCTACTTTGGCTGCCCACTTGGCAGGCTCCGTGGGTTGTTGgcaataattataataataatctaTACAATATCTAAAGACAGCGGAGGGAGGTTCCGTGGCAACATCCGGCCACTTTTTCAACTTTCATTTTCACCTTATTTGCTTTAACTATCTAAAGCATATTTATAGTTAGTTATCTTGAAAACATGTTTTATTTTAgagttaatcttatatatactgacagtgcTATTACGATTGGATGCATggcacaaataaaaattttaaatttaaattatgtaTTATACATTTAACgatgaaaatatatataatgttagcgtataaaagattaatcatTTATTCTAATTATGTACTTTTTGACATGATAAACCCTAAGTATTATAACTACCAATACaaccattattattattatgtggaAGAAACTTAAGAGATTAAAATTTACCTTAGTAAtaaaaattcatacaaaattTATTCATTATAAATATTATACATTTTTTTCTATTACACGCACATCGGGCATGTAATAAAGAGCACTAGCAGCAATAATGCCCACTCCAGCCCTATCGCAATGTATGTGTGGTGTCATGTCATTTGAGGTTATGTTTGTTAACGGCGTTAACAGGAGAGGGGAGACCAAGTCTGAATTCTCCTTCCAcattaatatattaatttcttcAAGCTTATAATCGAACGTATTAGAGATAATTTTATAAACCTCCCATGAAATTTCTGACAATTTTACTGAGtttctttgaaattttaaaatttatgctTATCTTTTTAAATTTGACACTTTTACCAATCAAACCTTAAAATTGGCCAATAATTTAAATGAATATCCTAAAATATCCTCAATTTATAAAGTTTAATTACTTTTCAAAGCAATTGTCAGTACAAATATAAGGAAACTGCGTCAAATTTTTAATACCATATTAATTGTTTGATAAGTAATTACGACAATAGTCGCATATTATACGAGCATGCTAATGAAATTTTACGGGAGGATACATATTCTTTCTAAATTGGGGAAGAAAGTATACATGTCCCAACAAATTATATATGTCCTATCTTAATCTGTTTAGGATGCCTGTTGCCTTGGTAGGTGTTTTG is drawn from Coffea arabica cultivar ET-39 chromosome 1c, Coffea Arabica ET-39 HiFi, whole genome shotgun sequence and contains these coding sequences:
- the LOC113731324 gene encoding probable serine/threonine-protein kinase WNK4, whose translation is MYRAGRLSDRTGSTDESEDDHGYAETDPTGRYGRFDEILGKGAMKTVYKAIDEVLGMEVAWCQVKLSDLLRSAEDLERLYSEVHLLSALHHPSIMKFYTSWIDVERRTFNFITEMFTSGTLRQYKKKYKRVDIRAVKNWARQILEGLVYLHGHDPPVIHRDLKCDNIFVNGHLGQVKIGDLGLAAILRSSQRAHSVIGTPEFMAPELYEENYNELVDVYSFGMCILEMLTSEYPYSECNNPAQIYKKVTLGKKPRAFYKVQDLEAQRFIGKCLETASKRLSAKELMLDPFLMVDDFQDGPLKRIGSQKAFLNDNIGIEDLQLNEDIPETNMTITGKLNPEDDTIFLKVQITDKEGATRNVFFPFDMASDTPIGVAREMVRELDITDWTPSEIADMIDAEISGLLPYSKKWEQSQPPRYHILHYEEDEDHNHPFVDFSSCSSSQVSILDETFDDGSSQSSLHSEKHSNLNYCSDEYDSLRSPRQQKLPAASSTHSSSRFCPGGNCSMAQSLARICPSLSKGMLVSQVTSTASGKCTVDLRKLTRNRSLVDMRSQLLHRSLVEEVSKRRLSKTVGAVEHIGFQDPCRVSKKASGTVNGASSVRVTGDVRRQGQTTRA